The following proteins are encoded in a genomic region of Arcobacter suis CECT 7833:
- a CDS encoding anthranilate synthase component I family protein, which yields MNFYSKELFLDQFTPVSIYEKIKKLYKDEITFLFESTINSSTGNYSYIIIGDRERVWYENGTCFYKNEKQEISTVESNPLTFLKRYYKNFDKEFYKNKSLELGVGLIDGFIGNVGYDIGKEFEPKLKKSMNSLVDQLNIPDLDLIRPKIILGFSHKTSKLVIITSMDEKEKDLEIIEKELLKSYEYTPLKKATILDEGKFNFSKEEFFEMVAKSKEKIKSGDVFQILMSNRFTQKAIVDHLSFYRALRSKNPSPYLFLLEFENFTIAGSSPEVMIRLVDGHLLLRPIAGTRKRGKTLEKDLEMENELINDTKERAEHLMLVDLGRNDVGRVAKPGTVKVTDLMRIERYSHVMHIVSDVEAVIDDKYDMFDLFAATFTAGTMTGAPKIRAMELIAQFEGIKRNFYSGSIAYFGFDGNMDSAITIRTTMLTHDTVIFQAGAGVVADSKPEDEYLEVHNKLAANISTLKDLS from the coding sequence ATGAATTTTTATAGTAAAGAGCTATTTTTAGACCAATTTACACCTGTTTCAATATATGAAAAAATAAAAAAATTATATAAAGATGAAATTACATTTTTATTTGAAAGTACTATTAATTCAAGTACAGGAAATTATTCTTACATCATTATTGGTGATAGAGAAAGAGTTTGGTATGAAAATGGAACTTGTTTTTATAAAAATGAAAAACAAGAAATTTCAACGGTTGAATCAAATCCATTAACTTTTTTAAAAAGATATTATAAAAATTTTGACAAAGAGTTTTACAAAAATAAATCTTTAGAATTAGGCGTTGGTCTTATTGATGGATTTATTGGAAATGTTGGATACGATATTGGAAAAGAGTTTGAACCAAAACTAAAGAAGTCAATGAACTCTTTAGTTGATCAATTAAATATTCCTGATTTAGATTTGATAAGACCAAAAATAATTCTTGGATTCTCCCACAAAACTTCAAAACTTGTAATTATCACTTCAATGGATGAAAAAGAAAAAGATTTAGAAATCATTGAAAAAGAACTTTTAAAAAGTTACGAATACACTCCATTAAAAAAAGCAACTATTCTTGATGAAGGGAAATTTAATTTCTCAAAAGAAGAGTTTTTTGAAATGGTTGCAAAATCAAAAGAAAAAATAAAATCAGGTGATGTTTTTCAGATTTTAATGTCAAATAGATTTACTCAAAAAGCTATTGTTGATCATCTTAGTTTTTATAGAGCCTTAAGAAGTAAAAATCCAAGCCCATATCTTTTTCTTTTAGAGTTTGAAAACTTTACAATTGCAGGAAGTTCTCCTGAAGTTATGATTAGACTTGTGGATGGACATTTGCTTTTAAGACCAATCGCAGGGACACGAAAAAGAGGTAAAACTTTAGAAAAAGACCTTGAAATGGAAAATGAACTAATCAACGATACAAAAGAGAGAGCTGAACATCTAATGCTTGTTGATTTAGGAAGAAATGATGTTGGTCGTGTTGCAAAGCCTGGAACTGTAAAAGTAACTGATTTAATGAGAATAGAAAGATATTCTCATGTAATGCACATAGTTTCAGATGTGGAAGCTGTGATTGATGATAAATACGATATGTTTGATTTATTTGCAGCGACTTTTACAGCAGGAACTATGACAGGAGCTCCAAAAATTCGAGCAATGGAATTAATAGCTCAATTTGAAGGAATAAAAAGAAACTTCTATTCAGGAAGTATCGCTTATTTTGGTTTTGATGGAAATATGGATAGTGCAATTACTATTAGAACTACAATGCTTACGCACGATACTGTAATTTTCCAAGCAGGAGCTGGTGTAGTTGCTGATTCAAAACCAGAAGACGAATATCTTGAAGTTCATAATAAACTTGCAGCTAATATCTCAACACTAAAAGACTTATCATAA
- a CDS encoding SPOR domain-containing protein, which translates to MQIKGDEFIKKVQIQQEREELERKLNELEEVEMSINNDSVILERNNNIEQNEHELDNIMLGSSNINEDNKKKYLILGIVLVVLFLLTIIIIRLLTNDSAGKEDQFTSNSANSTEMKKLSESDNIEENFQKIINERVKKDTNEPMIPEVQGNTSNSTRSENTTKPEDTNSLKAFENLQKEAESYNSNSAGISDEAIDQTIKKVERSKSVTQKEKVATTTPKEEVVTKKVETKKSSIKDLVDSPSNTTTSSSEISSNVSSGYFIQIGAFTKKPTESYVSTIRNAKLKYKIYQDNVNGVAYNKVLIGPYSSKAAASENVEDVKQKLNVTSAFVVKF; encoded by the coding sequence ATGCAAATAAAAGGTGATGAGTTTATTAAAAAAGTTCAGATTCAACAAGAAAGAGAAGAATTAGAACGAAAATTAAATGAACTTGAAGAAGTAGAAATGTCAATTAATAATGACTCTGTTATTTTGGAAAGAAACAATAATATTGAACAAAATGAACATGAGCTTGATAATATTATGCTTGGTTCATCAAATATAAACGAGGACAATAAGAAAAAATACCTGATTTTAGGTATTGTCCTTGTGGTTTTATTTTTATTAACTATAATTATTATACGCCTTTTAACAAATGATTCAGCAGGAAAAGAAGATCAATTTACATCAAATAGTGCAAATTCAACTGAAATGAAAAAATTATCAGAAAGTGATAATATTGAAGAAAATTTCCAAAAAATCATCAATGAAAGAGTAAAAAAAGATACAAATGAACCCATGATTCCAGAAGTTCAAGGAAATACATCAAATTCAACAAGATCTGAAAATACAACAAAACCAGAAGATACTAATAGTTTAAAAGCTTTTGAGAATTTACAAAAAGAAGCAGAAAGTTACAATTCTAACTCAGCTGGAATTTCAGATGAAGCAATTGATCAAACTATAAAAAAAGTGGAAAGAAGTAAATCTGTAACACAAAAAGAAAAAGTAGCTACAACTACTCCAAAAGAAGAAGTTGTTACAAAAAAAGTAGAAACAAAAAAATCTTCTATTAAAGATTTAGTCGATTCTCCAAGTAATACAACAACATCTTCAAGTGAAATTTCTTCTAATGTTTCAAGTGGATATTTTATTCAAATTGGTGCATTTACTAAAAAACCAACAGAGAGTTATGTAAGTACAATTAGAAATGCAAAATTAAAATATAAAATATATCAAGATAATGTAAATGGTGTAGCATATAACAAAGTTCTAATTGGACCATATTCTTCAAAAGCAGCAGCTAGTGAAAATGTTGAAGATGTTAAACAAAAACTAAATGTTACAAGTGCATTTGTAGTTAAATTTTAG
- a CDS encoding serine hydroxymethyltransferase yields the protein MNYITNAKLEQADKEVFEIIENELKRQTNHLEMIASENFTSPAVMEAMGSVFTNKYAEGYPYKRYYGGCEFADAVEQLAIDRACKIFGCSYANVQPHSGSQANGAVYAALINAGDRILGMDLSHGGHLTHGSKPSFSGKNYSAFYYGVELDGRINYDKVMEIAKIAQPKIIVCGASAYAREIDFKKFREIADAVGAILFADIAHIAGLVAAGEHMSPFPYAHVVTTTTHKTLRGPRGGMILTNDEEIAKKINSAIFPGIQGGPLVHVIAAKAVAFKEILDPKWKDYAKQVKANIKVLADVLIKRGYDLVSGGTDNHLVLVSFLNKPFSGKDADAALGNAGITVNKNTVPGETRSPFVTSGIRIGSPALTARGMKEKEFEIIANKICDVLDNIEDTALHAKINKELENLASNFVIYNKSTF from the coding sequence ATGAACTATATCACAAACGCAAAATTAGAACAAGCAGATAAAGAAGTATTCGAAATAATAGAGAATGAATTAAAAAGACAAACTAATCACTTAGAGATGATTGCAAGTGAGAACTTTACAAGTCCTGCTGTTATGGAAGCTATGGGTTCTGTTTTTACTAACAAATATGCTGAGGGGTATCCTTATAAAAGATATTATGGTGGTTGTGAATTTGCTGATGCTGTTGAGCAACTTGCAATTGACAGAGCTTGTAAAATCTTTGGTTGCTCTTATGCAAATGTTCAACCTCATTCGGGTTCGCAAGCTAATGGTGCTGTTTATGCTGCATTAATAAATGCAGGTGATAGAATCCTTGGTATGGATTTATCTCATGGTGGACATTTAACTCATGGATCTAAACCATCTTTTTCTGGTAAAAACTATTCTGCATTTTATTATGGTGTTGAACTTGATGGAAGAATCAATTATGATAAAGTTATGGAAATTGCAAAAATAGCTCAACCAAAAATTATAGTTTGTGGTGCATCTGCATATGCTAGAGAAATTGACTTCAAAAAATTCAGAGAAATAGCTGATGCTGTTGGAGCAATTTTATTTGCTGATATTGCTCATATTGCAGGTCTTGTTGCAGCTGGTGAACATATGAGTCCATTCCCATACGCACATGTTGTAACAACAACTACTCATAAGACTTTAAGAGGTCCAAGAGGTGGGATGATTCTTACAAATGATGAAGAGATAGCTAAAAAAATCAATAGTGCTATTTTTCCAGGAATCCAAGGTGGACCACTTGTACATGTAATAGCTGCAAAAGCAGTTGCATTTAAAGAAATCTTAGATCCAAAATGGAAAGATTACGCAAAACAAGTAAAAGCAAATATAAAAGTATTAGCAGATGTATTAATAAAAAGAGGATATGATTTAGTTTCAGGTGGAACAGATAATCACTTAGTATTAGTAAGTTTTTTAAATAAACCATTTTCAGGTAAAGATGCAGATGCAGCTTTAGGGAATGCAGGGATTACAGTAAATAAAAATACAGTTCCAGGTGAGACAAGAAGTCCATTTGTTACTTCAGGTATTAGAATTGGATCTCCTGCATTAACAGCACGAGGAATGAAAGAGAAAGAGTTTGAAATAATTGCAAACAAAATTTGTGATGTTTTAGATAATATTGAAGATACAGCTCTTCATGCTAAAATTAATAAAGAATTAGAAAATCTTGCTAGTAATTTTGTGATTTACAATAAATCGACTTTTTAG
- the lysS gene encoding lysine--tRNA ligase, with the protein MLFENKYIQQRIEKAEKLREVGINPYSNESSRNCTIAKYLNVNSDIFHTEEKRDEKRTYTVAGRIKLFRLMGKASFLKIEDESGMLQVYVARDNLPEGFYNDIFKKNIEVGDIIEVSGYPFVTGQGELSLHADDLKILTKAISPLPEKYHGIQDKELRYRQRYLDLIMNSEVRKTFHIRSKVISLTRRFFENKGFLEVETPMMHPIAGGANAKPFVTHHNALGIDRFLRIAPELYLKRLIVGGFEAVFEINRNFRNEGMDATHNPEFTSIEFYWAYKTYKDLIVLTKEYFEYLFEHLELPTVLPYGDLKIDFGKFTEIPLIQSLVEIGGVPSDIVEDKDKIIAFMKENKLEVNAKMNIGQLQGELFDEYVEAKLINPTFITEYPVEISPLARRNDEKPHLTDRFELFIAGKEIANAFSELNDPIDQLQRFEGQMAAKECGGDDEAHEMDEDFVNALSYGMAPTAGQGIGIDRLVMMLTNEHSIRDVLLFPAMKPIKHEINLHDDEE; encoded by the coding sequence ATATTGTTTGAAAATAAATATATACAACAAAGAATTGAAAAAGCTGAAAAACTAAGAGAAGTAGGAATTAATCCTTACTCAAATGAGAGTTCAAGAAATTGTACAATTGCAAAATATCTAAATGTAAATAGTGATATTTTTCATACAGAAGAAAAAAGAGATGAAAAGAGAACTTACACAGTTGCTGGAAGAATTAAACTTTTCAGACTTATGGGCAAAGCTAGTTTTTTAAAAATTGAAGACGAAAGTGGAATGCTTCAAGTTTATGTGGCAAGAGATAATTTACCTGAGGGTTTTTATAACGACATATTCAAAAAAAATATAGAAGTTGGGGATATTATAGAAGTTTCTGGTTATCCTTTTGTAACTGGACAAGGTGAACTTTCTCTACATGCAGATGATTTAAAAATTCTTACAAAGGCTATTTCGCCACTTCCTGAAAAATATCATGGTATTCAAGATAAAGAGTTAAGATATAGACAAAGATATTTAGATTTAATCATGAATTCTGAAGTAAGAAAAACTTTCCATATTAGAAGTAAAGTAATTTCATTAACTAGAAGATTTTTTGAAAATAAAGGTTTCCTAGAAGTTGAAACTCCAATGATGCACCCAATTGCTGGTGGAGCAAATGCTAAACCATTTGTTACTCATCATAATGCTTTAGGAATTGATAGATTTTTAAGAATTGCACCTGAATTATATTTAAAAAGATTAATTGTTGGTGGATTTGAAGCTGTATTTGAAATCAATAGAAACTTTAGAAATGAAGGAATGGATGCTACACATAATCCTGAATTTACATCTATTGAATTTTATTGGGCATATAAAACTTATAAAGATTTGATTGTACTTACAAAAGAATATTTTGAATATTTATTTGAACATTTAGAATTACCAACTGTTTTACCTTATGGTGATTTAAAAATAGATTTTGGTAAATTTACAGAAATTCCATTAATCCAATCTTTAGTAGAAATTGGTGGAGTGCCTTCTGATATTGTTGAAGATAAAGATAAAATTATTGCATTTATGAAAGAAAATAAACTAGAAGTAAATGCTAAAATGAATATTGGACAACTTCAGGGTGAATTATTTGATGAATATGTTGAAGCAAAACTTATCAATCCAACATTTATTACCGAATATCCAGTTGAAATTTCTCCACTTGCAAGAAGAAATGATGAAAAACCTCATTTAACTGATAGATTTGAATTATTTATTGCAGGAAAAGAGATTGCAAATGCATTTAGTGAGTTAAATGATCCAATTGATCAACTTCAAAGATTTGAAGGTCAAATGGCAGCAAAAGAGTGTGGTGGAGATGATGAAGCACATGAAATGGATGAAGATTTTGTAAATGCTTTATCTTACGGAATGGCTCCAACAGCAGGTCAAGGTATTGGAATTGATAGATTAGTAATGATGCTTACAAATGAGCACTCAATTAGAGATGTATTACTGTTCCCAGCAATGAAACCAATAAAACACGAAATCAATCTTCATGATGATGAAGAATAA
- a CDS encoding CvpA family protein: protein MQDFSIFDLIIITITLILGLKGLFRGLIKEVFGIIGIIGAIFVASRISKETGDLLAPILVLDNPATIKLIGFITALVAVWIVVYTAGIIVSKIFSASGLGVVDRIFGFVFGAAKVFLIFSVIAYALYQVQSFKKVMDEKFDNSFVMPHLISVGSFIIKLDTTALTTSVNKVIDTTKTSEVLEETKNNIKENIQSTTNSIKEVAEEEIVNNVKEKIEDTKNATKEEIDNTKEKLRSIANKPQEN, encoded by the coding sequence ATGCAAGATTTTTCTATTTTTGATTTAATTATTATAACTATTACTCTAATACTGGGACTTAAAGGCTTATTTAGAGGATTAATAAAAGAAGTATTTGGAATTATTGGAATTATTGGTGCGATTTTTGTAGCTTCAAGAATTTCAAAAGAAACAGGTGATTTATTAGCTCCAATTTTAGTTTTAGATAATCCAGCAACCATAAAATTAATTGGATTTATAACTGCTTTAGTTGCTGTTTGGATTGTAGTTTACACAGCTGGAATTATTGTTAGCAAGATTTTTTCTGCAAGTGGATTAGGTGTTGTAGATAGAATTTTTGGATTTGTATTTGGAGCAGCAAAAGTATTTTTAATATTTTCAGTTATTGCTTATGCTTTATATCAAGTTCAATCGTTTAAAAAAGTAATGGATGAAAAATTTGATAATTCATTTGTAATGCCTCATTTAATAAGTGTTGGTTCTTTTATTATAAAACTTGATACAACAGCACTTACAACAAGTGTAAATAAAGTAATAGATACAACAAAAACTTCGGAAGTTTTAGAAGAAACAAAAAATAACATAAAAGAAAATATTCAATCTACTACAAATAGTATAAAAGAAGTTGCCGAAGAAGAAATTGTAAATAATGTTAAAGAAAAAATAGAAGATACAAAAAATGCAACAAAAGAAGAAATAGACAATACAAAAGAAAAACTAAGAAGTATTGCTAATAAACCACAAGAAAATTAA
- a CDS encoding sensor histidine kinase — translation MYTKKNVFLAIFSFLILAILILFGTYYYTLNKQKTLLDSIYDSANTSILKLTENSLSNKTNTTLSIALALVKDYNLHKLMSTQEYDKFDYKDISEQMKNNTKFKNIWIQIIDKEGNSIYRSWTDKKGDNLLFRKDLKKFIDDKKISTSISVGLYSMTIKARAPIIDEENNFLGALEIISHFNSIAYDLRENKIDTVVITDKKYKEMLKLPFTKMFIDDYYVVNENVNKELVTYLEKNKLEKYLKIDNYIIENDYLISKYDLYNDKNERLGYILNFMKLDDIDIRIVKSFKVQIIMISAIALIVIFFSFLIYLYTSYLRQLKIQENKKESILNSQQNIIVITGGNEIIDANQRLYDFFSDTKDLISFKNKYRCICSAFIDMQDDTYIIEKYYNGKNWAEYVLANPDKNFRVALKNMQENIRHFSIKCSRVKGEEFIIATFTDITQEIEQIEANKEKDRILFQQSKIAAIADTLKNIAHQWRQPLSVISTITSGMKLQKELNILDDNEFNLSCDGIINNTNKLSMTIENFTNFFNSDDKTTRFSLIEALENTKKFMDSILEKNSIQCQLIYDNDIILNCNKNDFSQAILNILDNSIHALINIQNVEDRVILIEFKNNILQIKDSGKGIDENIISKILEPYFTTKHQAFGVGLGLYIVNELFVKNLGYKIDIQNVTFDYKNKNYSGLNFIIDFN, via the coding sequence ATGTACACAAAAAAAAATGTTTTTCTTGCTATCTTTTCTTTTTTAATTTTAGCTATTCTTATTCTATTTGGAACTTATTATTACACTTTAAACAAACAAAAAACTTTATTAGACTCTATATATGATTCAGCAAATACCAGTATTTTAAAACTTACTGAAAATTCCTTAAGCAATAAAACAAACACTACATTATCAATAGCATTAGCTCTTGTTAAAGATTATAATTTACACAAACTTATGAGCACTCAAGAATATGATAAATTCGATTATAAAGATATTTCTGAGCAAATGAAAAATAATACAAAATTCAAAAATATCTGGATTCAAATTATAGATAAAGAAGGAAATAGTATATATCGTTCTTGGACTGATAAAAAAGGAGACAATCTTCTTTTTAGAAAAGATTTAAAAAAATTTATAGATGATAAAAAAATTTCCACTTCTATTAGCGTAGGATTATATTCTATGACCATAAAAGCAAGAGCTCCAATAATTGATGAAGAAAATAATTTTTTAGGAGCACTTGAAATTATTAGCCATTTTAATTCTATTGCTTATGATTTAAGAGAAAATAAAATTGATACTGTAGTAATTACAGATAAAAAATATAAAGAAATGCTAAAACTTCCTTTTACTAAAATGTTTATTGACGATTATTATGTTGTAAATGAAAATGTGAATAAAGAGTTAGTTACTTATTTAGAAAAAAATAAACTTGAAAAATATTTAAAAATCGATAACTATATCATTGAAAATGACTATTTAATATCAAAATATGATTTATATAATGATAAAAATGAAAGATTGGGATACATTTTAAATTTTATGAAACTTGATGATATTGATATTAGAATTGTAAAATCTTTTAAAGTTCAAATTATAATGATTTCAGCAATTGCATTAATAGTTATCTTTTTTTCATTTTTAATTTATCTTTATACAAGTTATTTAAGACAATTAAAAATTCAAGAAAATAAAAAAGAATCAATTCTTAATTCTCAACAAAATATCATTGTAATAACTGGTGGAAATGAGATTATTGACGCAAACCAAAGATTGTATGATTTTTTTAGTGATACAAAAGATTTGATAAGTTTTAAAAACAAATATCGATGTATTTGTAGTGCTTTTATAGATATGCAAGATGATACTTATATTATTGAAAAATATTATAACGGAAAAAATTGGGCTGAATATGTATTAGCAAATCCAGATAAAAATTTTAGAGTTGCATTAAAAAATATGCAAGAAAACATAAGACACTTTTCTATAAAATGTTCAAGAGTCAAAGGTGAAGAGTTTATTATTGCAACTTTTACAGATATTACTCAAGAAATCGAACAAATAGAAGCAAATAAAGAAAAAGATAGAATACTTTTTCAACAATCAAAAATTGCTGCAATTGCAGATACTTTAAAAAATATTGCCCATCAATGGAGACAACCTTTAAGTGTAATAAGTACAATTACAAGTGGAATGAAACTTCAAAAAGAGTTGAATATTCTTGATGATAATGAATTTAATTTATCATGCGATGGAATAATAAATAATACAAATAAATTGTCAATGACCATAGAAAATTTCACAAACTTCTTTAATTCAGATGACAAAACAACTAGATTTTCATTGATTGAAGCCTTAGAAAATACAAAAAAATTCATGGATTCAATTTTAGAAAAAAATTCAATCCAATGTCAATTGATTTATGATAATGACATAATTTTAAACTGCAATAAAAATGATTTTTCACAAGCTATTTTAAATATTTTAGACAACTCAATACATGCATTAATAAATATTCAAAATGTTGAAGACAGAGTTATATTAATAGAATTCAAAAATAATATTTTGCAAATAAAAGATTCAGGAAAAGGTATTGATGAAAATATTATTTCAAAGATATTAGAACCATATTTTACAACTAAACACCAAGCTTTTGGAGTTGGTCTTGGGCTCTATATTGTAAATGAACTTTTTGTTAAAAATCTCGGTTATAAAATTGATATTCAAAATGTAACTTTTGACTATAAAAATAAAAATTACTCTGGGCTTAACTTTATTATAGATTTTAATTAA
- the ispG gene encoding flavodoxin-dependent (E)-4-hydroxy-3-methylbut-2-enyl-diphosphate synthase: MIKRYPTKQIFVANVPIGGDAPIPVQSMTFTKTSDVKATVEQITALHFAGADIVRVAVPNMEAALALKQIKSQVSLPLVADIHFHYKLALIAAEVVDCIRINPGNIGDRKRVQEVVRACSERNIPIRIGVNSGSLEKQFEDKYGQTPEGMVASADYNIKYLEDLGFTNLKVSLKASDVQRTVEAYRRLRPMNNYPFHLGVTEAGTQFHSTIKSSIALGSLLLDGIGDTLRVSMTGELEEEIKVGKAILKDVGIAKEGLNIVSCPTCGRIEADLVSAVAEIERRTAHIKTPLDVSVMGCVVNAIGEAKSADVAIAFGKGSGLVMKKGEIIAKLSGDALINRFIEEVEFEAQKSH, encoded by the coding sequence ATGATTAAAAGATACCCAACTAAACAAATATTCGTCGCAAATGTACCAATTGGAGGTGATGCTCCAATTCCTGTACAATCAATGACATTTACAAAAACATCAGATGTAAAAGCAACAGTTGAACAAATTACAGCTTTACATTTTGCAGGTGCAGATATAGTAAGAGTTGCTGTTCCAAATATGGAAGCAGCATTAGCATTAAAACAGATTAAATCACAAGTTTCACTACCCCTTGTAGCAGACATTCATTTTCATTATAAATTAGCTTTAATTGCTGCTGAAGTTGTAGATTGTATTAGAATTAATCCTGGAAATATTGGAGATAGAAAAAGAGTTCAAGAAGTAGTACGTGCTTGCAGTGAGCGAAATATACCTATAAGAATTGGAGTAAATTCAGGGTCGCTTGAAAAACAATTTGAAGATAAATATGGACAAACGCCAGAAGGTATGGTAGCAAGTGCTGATTATAATATCAAATATCTTGAAGATTTAGGTTTTACAAATTTAAAAGTTTCTTTAAAAGCTAGTGATGTTCAAAGAACAGTTGAAGCTTATAGAAGATTAAGACCTATGAATAATTATCCATTTCACTTAGGTGTAACAGAAGCTGGAACTCAATTTCACTCAACTATTAAATCTTCAATAGCTTTAGGTTCGCTTTTACTTGATGGAATAGGTGATACTTTAAGAGTTTCAATGACTGGAGAACTAGAAGAAGAGATAAAAGTAGGAAAGGCCATACTAAAAGATGTGGGAATTGCAAAAGAGGGATTAAATATAGTTTCATGTCCAACTTGTGGAAGAATTGAAGCTGATTTAGTTAGTGCCGTTGCTGAAATTGAAAGAAGAACTGCTCATATTAAAACACCACTTGATGTTTCAGTTATGGGATGTGTTGTAAATGCAATAGGAGAAGCTAAAAGTGCTGATGTTGCAATTGCTTTTGGAAAAGGTAGTGGTCTTGTAATGAAAAAAGGTGAAATTATTGCCAAACTTTCAGGTGATGCATTAATAAATAGATTTATTGAAGAAGTTGAGTTTGAAGCTCAAAAGAGTCATTAA
- a CDS encoding replicative DNA helicase, translated as MDSVYSINIERAVLSSILFNPEELEDVLGVLKPKDFYLPAHKKIFEVMVRLHNDDMPIDEEFIRKRVDSKDVDDSILLEILSANPITNTLAYVREIKDGSVKRELATLATTIKKVAIEEEMSANEALDTIQGELYKISTDSATSELKDMKVITHDTLSYIEQMKKMGNKHLIGETTGFEALDRRTTGFNSGDLIIIAARPAMGKTALVLNMALKNVEAGKGVIFFSLEMPAEQLMLRMLSAKTSIPLQNLRKGDLDDQQWTNLSGAFDDLNTKKLFVDDGGSININQLRARVRKLAQNESNNIKLVIIDYLQLMQGTGNKDRHQEVSDISRGLKMLAREMKIPIIALSQLNRGLENRPDKRPMLSDLRESGAIEQDADIIMFVYRDDVYKERDEARKEKEAKDKGEDYKSKFINKPEEEAEVIIGKQRNGPIGTVKLNFQKALTRFVDKENDHNHAPIEMIFETVADTQKETNIDIPDIF; from the coding sequence ATGGATAGTGTTTACAGTATAAATATTGAAAGAGCAGTATTAAGTTCAATTTTATTTAATCCAGAAGAACTTGAAGATGTTCTGGGTGTTTTAAAACCAAAAGATTTTTATTTACCAGCCCATAAGAAAATTTTTGAAGTAATGGTAAGACTTCATAATGATGATATGCCAATTGATGAAGAATTTATACGAAAAAGAGTTGATTCAAAGGATGTAGATGATTCAATTTTATTAGAAATTTTATCTGCAAATCCAATTACAAATACTTTAGCTTATGTAAGAGAAATAAAAGATGGCTCAGTTAAAAGAGAGTTAGCCACACTTGCAACGACAATTAAAAAAGTTGCTATTGAAGAGGAAATGAGTGCAAACGAAGCTCTTGATACTATTCAAGGTGAACTTTATAAAATTTCAACAGATTCTGCAACCTCAGAATTAAAAGATATGAAAGTTATAACACACGACACTCTTTCGTATATAGAACAAATGAAAAAAATGGGGAATAAACATCTTATTGGTGAAACAACAGGATTTGAAGCACTTGATAGAAGAACAACAGGTTTTAACTCAGGGGATTTAATTATTATTGCAGCAAGGCCAGCCATGGGGAAAACAGCCCTTGTTTTAAATATGGCTTTAAAAAATGTTGAAGCAGGAAAAGGTGTAATATTTTTCTCCCTAGAGATGCCAGCAGAACAACTTATGTTAAGGATGTTATCTGCAAAAACTTCAATTCCTCTACAAAATCTTAGAAAAGGTGATTTAGATGATCAACAATGGACAAATTTAAGTGGTGCTTTTGATGATTTAAACACAAAAAAACTTTTTGTTGATGATGGCGGAAGTATTAATATTAATCAACTTCGAGCAAGAGTGCGAAAACTTGCTCAAAATGAATCGAATAATATAAAACTTGTAATTATAGATTACCTTCAACTTATGCAAGGAACAGGAAATAAAGATAGACATCAAGAGGTTTCTGATATTTCAAGGGGACTTAAAATGCTTGCACGTGAGATGAAAATTCCAATTATCGCTCTTTCTCAGCTAAATAGGGGACTTGAAAACAGACCAGATAAAAGACCAATGTTATCAGATTTAAGAGAATCTGGAGCAATTGAGCAAGATGCTGATATTATAATGTTTGTTTATAGAGATGATGTTTATAAAGAAAGAGATGAAGCAAGAAAAGAGAAAGAAGCTAAAGATAAAGGTGAGGATTATAAATCAAAATTTATAAATAAACCAGAAGAAGAAGCAGAAGTAATCATTGGGAAACAAAGAAATGGACCAATAGGAACTGTAAAACTTAATTTTCAAAAAGCACTTACTAGATTTGTGGATAAAGAAAATGATCATAATCATGCACCTATAGAAATGATATTTGAAACTGTTGCAGATACGCAGAAAGAAACAAATATTGACATACCTGATATTTTTTAA